From Helicobacter sp. MIT 99-5507:
AACAAAGCTATACTATACTTGCTATGCCACATATTGATAGTGATTGGAGTGAGTATTTAATAGAAGCACAAGATAAAATGATTAGATTTGCAAAAGAGATTGCAAGATTTCAAAAAGTCATTATGCTTTATAAATATGAAAAAGATATAAAAAAACTAAAAAATAATAAACAGATTCTACTAATAAATATTGCTACAAATGATACTTGGTGCAGGGATTTTTGCATGATTAGCTGCAAGAAAAATAATAAAATTGTTTTTCTTGATTTTGTATTTAATGCGTGGGGTATGAAATATCCTGCATATCTTGATAATCAAGTATCAAGAAAACTATTTGCTACAAATATTTTCAAAAATACAAAACTAAAATCAAAGCATTTTATTTTAGAAGGTGGCAGCATTGATAGCAATGGAAATGGAATAATTTTGACTACATCAACATGTCTTTTAGAAAAAAATAGAAATAATATTAGCAAAGAAAAAATAACTAAAAAGCTAAAAAAATATTTTAATGTAAAAAAGATTCTATGGCTTGATAATGGCTATTTAAGCGGTGATGATACAGATTGTCATATCGATAATTTAGCTAGATTTGTGGATAAAAATACTATTTGTTATCTAAAATGCTATGATGAAAATGATGAACATTTTCATGCTCTAAATAAAATGGAAAATGAATTAAAAAAGTTAAAAAATTTAGATAATAAATCTTTTTCTCTCATACCAATTCCTATGCCAAAAGCAGTATTTTATAAAAACAAAAGACTTCCTGCTAGCTACATAAACTTTTTATTTATCAATAATGCCCTGCTTGTGCCAATATTTGATGATGAAAATGACAAGATTGCAATAAATATTTTTAAAAAAATATGTAAAGATAGAGAAATAATACCAATAGATTCTAGAATCTTTTTAAGACAAGGCGGTTCTTTGCATTGTCTAAGTATGAATGTAGCTAAAATTTGATTTTTAAATTAA
This genomic window contains:
- a CDS encoding agmatine deiminase family protein gives rise to the protein MQNKELRFIGEWEKQSYTILAMPHIDSDWSEYLIEAQDKMIRFAKEIARFQKVIMLYKYEKDIKKLKNNKQILLINIATNDTWCRDFCMISCKKNNKIVFLDFVFNAWGMKYPAYLDNQVSRKLFATNIFKNTKLKSKHFILEGGSIDSNGNGIILTTSTCLLEKNRNNISKEKITKKLKKYFNVKKILWLDNGYLSGDDTDCHIDNLARFVDKNTICYLKCYDENDEHFHALNKMENELKKLKNLDNKSFSLIPIPMPKAVFYKNKRLPASYINFLFINNALLVPIFDDENDKIAINIFKKICKDREIIPIDSRIFLRQGGSLHCLSMNVAKI